Sequence from the Tripterygium wilfordii isolate XIE 37 chromosome 10, ASM1340144v1, whole genome shotgun sequence genome:
GATGAGATCACATGACAATCATCAGAAGCCGAACACCTCATGACATGCTTACGAAAATCATCTATGGTGCTTTGACTTGTACGGAAAGATTCGACTTTTGCTCCAGCACAGTGAGCCAAGCATACAAGCTTCCCAAATGAGATGCCCTTGGCTTTAATCTTTTCTAGAGGCTCACAGCAGTCGAGAATCGATTCATCAAACCACCTCCAAGGCCCTACAAGAAAATTGGACAATGGTTTAGCACGTACTTCTAAAAAGTTCAACTAGTTTCTAACATCATCAAGTCCTATAAAAGGCATACATTGTTACATAGCTATTTGCATTAAACTGGAAGAAAATTGTAAATATTTAGAATAATTGCATGATTTGAGCCTCTTGTGATCTGACAAGAGAAACAGAATGACAATAATTATGAGAAGAGACTATAGAGCAATATGTAACCTTTTATCTGGCTATACAGTTCTAAATCAAGGGGTTTCGGAGAATCATACACTCCTTAGCACATTTGAATAAATTAAAATTCCCATTGGGATGGAGCTGCTATGTGACACATCACGCATCAACAACTTAATTATTCAATTTCTCAAACTAGAAACATGGAAAGTAAACTGAGAATCTCAGTGCCAGAAGACAGAAAGACACAATAAACTTAACAAAGTTAAAATAAACTTTCATCTCAAAAAACTTCAGAATTTCCCAGTACCTAAATCTTATATCATAAGGGTAAGTTTTTAAATCAAAGTAAAAGAATAAGGGTACGTAATGTTAGCataaagaaaacagaaaagtaAAGCGAACAGAATCTTAACACAATACCTCCAATAACATTCACACAACAAAGGAAACATGTAAGGATTCTCAATTTCTTGCTTTACAAGCTGAAACGAATGAAAAAGTTTCAGAAGTTACCCTTCCATTTTCTTCCGGGGTCAATTGCTAGAGCATTTAGTACCATGGAAAGGCTGGCCAATCCACAATAAGCCGGTTCTGATTGTGTCTGAAAGTAAGAAATCAACCTGTAGAATCCTTCCATTGTCCCTCCCTGAATGGCTTCAATAAAGAGTTGCTGCAATCCAAAAAATTCAACAGTTGTTATAACTCTAGAATCACATCACTTCAATAAGACTTAAGAACAGTCATTGTACAATTTTCCAGTTAATCTTAACTACAATCAACAAGACATTGAAAAAATCACCTGATCTTAAAATACTCAGAACTAACACTAGAagccttaaaaaaaataacaaaatcgtGATGATAAAAAATAGCAATGATTACCTTTCCCTCAGAAGAGGCAAAATCGATAGCAGGAGGGGAAGGCAGGAGTCGTCTGAACAAACCCGCCATCGCCATTGTTTCTGCTCTCTTGCGAATTTTAGAATTTATAGAGAATAATTTTAGCTGTGATCAAGTAACGCTGCCTAGACTGAATTTAATGGAAAAAGGCCAAAAAACCTCTGCTAGGGCTCGCCGTTACGACCGAGATGCGCCGTTTATGCCCGCGCTTAAATCAAAATAACAGAAGCCACGTGTCAGTCAACAAAGCTAACCGAGTGAGGATATAATTGTCATTTCGTTGCATATTGCGGCATGTTTTAAGTACTTACGTTGATCTTCGAAACGTTGTCGTATCTGGACTTCGATTTCTAGAGATTCGATCTTTTATTTATCGTATAAATTAAcaccaaaatagaaaaataacgGGTTTAATAGCAAATACATATTAATCCAAAATCATGTAATATAACAAATGTTGCACCTTGCACGTTGAGTGCCTGTCAAGTCATCACCATTTTTGGCATTTTGGTTCGTTGATAAAGATTTGTTGATCCTATCTAATTGTCAAGAGAGAGTATATAACCAAATGTTCAGCTCTTCTCACACAAATTACGTGTTTTCTTAATTTAAGTACTTTGTAGACGGTTTAAGACAACAAATTCGTATGGATATTTAGTCCAGAACGGACAATATCACtttgatgtgtttggattgaattttataacatggtatcggaactAAAGAGTCGATCCATTTAGATGTGACCTCTACCCGTGTCCACTTGTTAAACCTTGCATAACCGGATCCATAAATACAAGGGAATGTCAAGACTTGTAATCTAAGCAAACGTTCAAGACATATCACACAAGTGACGAAATTTCTAAATCTAAGTACTTCGAAGATGGCACAGGAGAACAATCCATGCAGACCTTTGGTCAACAACAGATAAAATCAATTTCATGTGTTTGGATTAAATTTTCTAACACTAACAAGTGTTTGGTGTCAATGATACTAATTTAAATATACGATCTCTTGATTCATGAGGGACCTCAGTACCTGACTTTGGAgctaaattcaaaattttattgtCAGACATCTAACGGTCAATTTTAAGAATTTGGACTTCCTCTTGCTATCCAAGGGTAAACAGAGTCTCTTTATATCATCTCAAATATACAATATTTTGGAGGGGGAGAAAGATAAATAGGGTATAAACAGTAAGCTAACTCCTCTAATTCTGAGGTTTACATTATCCCCAAAATCCACATACAAACCGAAATCTGCATTCTTGAGAAATAGCGAGTCTCAGAAAGATAATAGATAACTCAATTCACACATAATATACAAGGCATCAACCTATCTATTCTAATGCGCCATCAGAGCTATATTCGTGTCTGTCCGGTCTCTAAAGAGCAAAATGATTCAATATAGGATCGAGATGACTTGGAGGAGCAACCCTTTTCCGAATCAGTGATTCCACAGTTGGGAACTTTCTCTTACGCCCTCCCCTTGGTCTTGACCAAAATTGCACATCAGTCTCTTCAAAATCACCCTGAACCAAGAGGAATTACTGGTCTGAGGATGAATTCATATAATAGCTACTCTGAAAATAGATACTAACAGTAATGAGACACTAAGATGTAACGTGCCTAATAAACTTACAGGAGTATAAACATGGAGCGAAGTTTTCTCATGGTTGTCTCTGACATGCTTGTACGAAAATCTCATGCCGCAATCTGGAAAGCTACAGGCAAAAGGTTTGATTTTATGGTGGACAGCCTTCACATGCTGGGCAAGGTTGGttttctgaaaataagaagaggGCACAGTAAACAACTGACACAGTAATCAAAAACAATGTTCTCTAGTTGATTTGTGTCGATAAAGACACTCCATGTCTTGAAGCAATAAGATATAGTGCATCTTACCGTAGAAAATGTATGGAGACAACCATTGAAATCGCATTTTATTCTCACTGGTGATACACCACCCTCGTGCGTGCGGAGATGTCTCTTGATGTTCTTTTTTAGCTGCTTTGTACCACATATGTCACAAATAATATACTGGTGGCAGGACTGGACATGGGCTTTAAGGCATCGACTGTTTGAGAAATATTTCATACAACCTGGTTCCAAACATAATGCCTCCACTGACTCCAACTTAACTGCAGTAGCAAAACATCATTGAAGATTAAGAAAAGTGTTAAGTGATAACTTACCAATACTCTAAACCAAAAGAACTGTTCTCCTAACTTGGGGACAACTGGATGAGTTAAAACCAATGTATAGTAATATAGTATAAAGCATAACTTCTAAAATAACTATAACAATACAATTGGAAAGCGGAAGTTACCATGGGAATCCTCATGCTTACgcaactttgatgcaaattGGAACACCTTTCCACACCCAGGCTCCTGACAGACATACTGCTTTTGACACCCAACATCAACTAAGGGAGAATTCTCGCTATGAAATTCTCTGACGTGCCTTGTCATGTTCCCTTGTAAAGAAAATTTATTGTTACAGTTCTCAATTGGGCAATCAAAGAGCTTCCCTTGGTGCACAAGAAGGTGGCGCGTCAAGTGATCTTTTCTTCTGTAGCTAGCATGGCAATCTGCAACCAAACATGTGTATGGCCTCTGCGACAAATACAATCGTAACACAAGAGCTTGAAACTATAATCTCATACATTAATGCAAACAATTTCGGTAAATGCATTAATCCAAACCTCAAATTGAACCAGGCGTGATTGAGGCACCCttgaaggagcttttcaggaGGTCTCCCACCTGATACTAGTCCATTCAAGTAAGAATTTACAGCCTCCGCATTTTGGAGTTCTTTCTGTGGGATCCAATGCTTCACGCTATAACATCTACTGTTTACTGACAAAGAGCACTAATTCCAATTGTAAAACAAGGGTATGAAACTATAATCTCATACATTAATGCAAACTTTCGGTAAACGCATCAAGAAATAATCCAAACCTCAAATTGAACCAGGCGTGATCGAGGCACACttgaaggagcttttcaggaGGTCTCCCACCTGATACTGGTCCATTCAAGTAAGAATTTACAGCCTCCGCATTTTGGAGTTCTTTCGGTGGGATCCAATGCTTCACGCTATTACATATACTGTTTATTGACAAAGACCATTAATTCCTGCAGAATCATCAATCCCCAGAATATgcaaatgcaaataaataacATGTTAATGTAAAGATACTCGGAGTTGCAGACACAATCAGTTTTCATTGAACAAATCAATAGCCAAGTATTCAAGGGTATATTACAACACCATGACGCCAAATTAGAAATGAATGCAGCTTAACAGTTGTTGGTTGTTGGCTCCTACGCAGTCAATTCTCATAAGTTTAATTTAAGATTACCAATACTCCGAGACAGTTAAATTACACAATAAAGAACGTATATATACCTCGAGCGAATGGCTTTGCATATGTTGTTTAAGGTAAGCAGGCTTCTTAAAACTAGCACCGCATTCGTCACAAGTATTGGACTTCACACCCTCTGATTTCCCATCTCCATTTACACTTTCATCATCCATCTCTTCCTAACAAAGATGGAAAACGCGAAATCAATTACTTCGACATCTACTGGAAATTAGGCCAACCATGATTAAAGAAAAGTACAGTTTTCGCAAAAACTGTGAAACCCTAATTGTTATCTATAGAAACCGAAAGAACGAACCACTATATCGGAAACAGTAACCACGTCTACGTAGATGTATATAGATCACAAACGCCGGAATGGAtcaaagaaacaaccttgtggtGAGCGATCACGTGAGAGGTGATAAGAGACTTCTTAGATCTGCAAATGCCACAATAATCACAGTAATATCGTCTGATGTCTCTGAAAATGGGTTTTTCCATGTCGTCTCCTTCCATCTCGACAAAGAGTGATCGCCGGCTACAGGGGAGGAGGCGTCAGGGCTCGGAAGAGAGGGTTatctaacaagtaacaaccaaCCAATCAACCATTAACTTCGGTTTATAATTCTTCTACTGATTTGGGCCTATCCTTGATAATCAACTTGGGCCCAAGGCCTGCCTCTATTTCAAGGGGAGTTTTAATCACACCCTGATTTTTAGTGAGTGTACCTGACTTTGTTGACTTTACTTTaactttgtattttttaataccTATGCTCTTTGTACCCCACCTTTTCACcatctcttttttcttcctcatGAGCACCCACGGCCAACCATGGTGTTGTCATTGTCCGAGCACCAATTCGGTAACCAATACCACCAAATTGAAGTACAAGTCACCACGAACTAAACCCGATCAACCCCGATGAGTTTCATTCATCATAATTGCCGAAATCACGTTCGAAAGTCTATGGCCACCATGAGAAAAGTCGTTCGATCCAGACAATTTGGCTACTATTGGAGGAAACCGACACCACCTTTGGACTCCTCGTGGCAAGATGCTTCAATTCCACCCATTTTCTTGTCAAGACGTTGCCCGAAATTGACGACCTAAGTTTGATCCCAAACAAGATgtgttttggatgattttggtACTGAATACCGACTCTAGGATAAGTATAAGCCGAAATTTCACGTTTTCGACAAACTTCAACTCGAGAATGACCCCCAATAGACAACAATATGACCGGCAATGGTAGCTCTGATTATGGgatgtgtttataaaatatgTCAGATTTATATAATTTAggtgtatttataaaagtttagagtttttatggattattattattaacagggggtgtatttaataaaaaccgAAGCATGACTAAAGTTTCTCCGAAACCCTAGCAGAGTAACTGCACAGTAAAACGTTAAAAACAGGCTTTTATATTTCGGGAAATTCACCCAAGAGCAGTATTCGTAGACAGTCTTGCATCTTCTCCCGCCCGTCCTTGGATTTCTTTCGCGCGTCCTCTGCGTCTGCGACTCCTCCGTTCTCTCTCTGCGTATCTGCCGTTGACTCCTAGGAGGTGAGCAACCGATCTCTACTATTTTTCTCTGACTAGCAGCGGTGCTCTCACTCCATATCtccctctcactctctctctctctctctctctaaatccaTACATCCATATCCTTCTCGAAAGTGACCAGATATTCCGATTAGTGTGCAATTTGATTCAACGAATTTAGACAATGTATTGATTCGTCAGTATATCTGTAGGAAAGAACTTGCTATCACTTGTTCAGTGATTTATAGTACTTGTCATTGATTTGGGTTGTTTGCCTCAGAATCAAAGTGCTTGTTGTACCTATCAAGACGCGAATAACGAAGCAAAATTGTTGAAATTAATACCatactcaattttatttttcttagtgcAGAAAGGTGTCATGGAATCGCCGGACGTTAACAGAACTCATGTTCTCATTGCACCTGGTAGCTCCtcattgatttaaatccaaCATCCTAGCATTTTTGtagcttcttttttcttcgtagtgcaatgtatggagtgttggcaAATTCACGCTCGAAAATGGTTTCAGGCGTAGAATGTTTAGGATATTGCGCAATTTGAACAAATTTATATGTATACAAGTGCTGATTTAGACCTACAAGGGTAATACTAACGCACTAATATGGAGTTCTTTACAATTTGATGTTAATTTTGATGGCTCTCTAACCTTTTATGTGGCTCTGGCTTTGTGTGTATGCTTAGAAATTGCTTATTTGTAATCAAGCAATATGATTTTTAGGTTGCTATTTCTGAAGCTTTTTTGACTGCCTGAAGTCATTGGCTCATGAATGCAGATGTTGATGTGACTGGAAATGGCTTGGGAAATTTTTTATCTCTTCGTCATCCAAAATcgggtaattttttttaattatgttgaTGTTTCTTAATTTTTCGAAACGAGTCGTACACTTCCATGATAGACTATAGCTCACACCCCTAAGCTTGAATGATTGACCACCAATTGATTGCtcgtcatttttttttcattctttagtTGCCTTGTTAGTTGAGCAATCAATATGTAGTCAAGCCTTGGAGTATTTATTAGTATTATTTGTCTTGGATTTAGTGAATTTGAACCAAGTTGAAATATTTTACCTTTTAATACTTGAAATCTCATGGAATTGAGTTAATTTTGGTTATTTCTGTCAGTTTCCTGGTTAGAGTCTTTGTTTGATAGGTATTGTTAAAACTAAATTAAGTTGATTTCAATATATGTGAAGACTAGATACTTCAAGTTTCTTATAGGTTACAATCAACAACGCTACCACTGCCTGTTTTAAGAGTATGCTATTCTTCATAAGAAAGGAAAAACATGAAGATAAGGAATCTTAGGTTTTATCTTGGTTGCCTACCAATTAATTGTTCCTGTAACATGTATTCTACGtcttatttccttttcttttcctacaATTGTGATTTAGTCAAAACTTGAGTAGCATTCTTTTATGTACAGGAAACACAATGCGCTATCTCTCTATTAATGAGGTGCTTCATGAACTCAACTGGTTCAAACAATCTTATGGGTCTTGGTTTCTTGGAAACTATGTTTGTGAAGGTAGATCTTTTTACATGGTCTTTGTTTGTTGACTATTTACTTATTAGAACTGTCAATATTTGAAATGTGATGCATTTACCATTGTTAGTTTCAAGAATGTGCCATACACTGCCAGCGGCCCAGCAATCTTGATATTATTTAAATCTCTCTCTGTTGCCTTCTTGTGTGACATCATTCATGCATATACCTTGTACAGTTGTACTGCCATCAACCTTGATGTGACAGCATAATCTTGTGCTAATTATTACTGAGGTCGAAGATGGAACTTTCTCATAAGAGAGAAATGTGGAATCCTATCATCAGAAAATTCAAGAAAAGGTGGACGAAACATAATATTACATTTCTTAAATTGGAAGACTTATACATCAAAGCACTCTATTAAGCCTTCTGGTCTACTTCATTTTTCCCCTGTCCACCATGTTGGAGTTGATACGTCATGATCATGGGAATACCATTGGTACATCAGGGGATCGTAACAACTGCTGGAAAGAGGAGGCAATACCTACGAAATGGTTTTTGGAGACTCCTAATTGAATCAACTTACTACAAAGAAGAATAGTTTTGGCAAAATATCATTTGGAATATTGTAGATGGACCTCAAAGTTGAGTAGAGCACCACATGAGCCTGGCATTTGGGAAACTATTAGAATTTTGGCAAGAGCCGGAAGACTGGTATCATTTTGTTTCTTGCTGTGGGTTGTTCTGCGTGACTCTTGGTTGGATATGAGCCTTGGATGATTCAACTCCTGGTTTCTTATTTGATTGCTAGGAACAAAGAAGCTTTGgcatatgaaaattttatagtAGTCAATGAAGAAATAAACTGGAACTATCTTTCAACTTTGAGGCCGTGGGTGCCGAGGTGCATATTTCTACAAAGTCAAAGTcaatcttcctctttttttgttttaatttctgtTTGGGTTTAGACTTATGGCTTCCAAGTTCCCACCTCCTCAAAACAGACAGGAGTTTTCTGGACACAAAAAATATCAATTTATAGTCCCTAATACTCTTCTGCAAGTAAATTGATA
This genomic interval carries:
- the LOC120007025 gene encoding transcription factor IIIA-like, producing the protein MEGDDMEKPIFRDIRRYYCDYCGICRSKKSLITSHVIAHHKEEMDDESVNGDGKSEGVKSNTCDECGASFKKPAYLKQHMQSHSLERPYTCLVADCHASYRRKDHLTRHLLVHQGKLFDCPIENCNNKFSLQGNMTRHVREFHSENSPLVDVGCQKQYVCQEPGCGKVFQFASKLRKHEDSHVKLESVEALCLEPGCMKYFSNSRCLKAHVQSCHQYIICDICGTKQLKKNIKRHLRTHEGGVSPVRIKCDFNGCLHTFSTKTNLAQHVKAVHHKIKPFACSFPDCGMRFSYKHVRDNHEKTSLHVYTPGDFEETDVQFWSRPRGGRKRKFPTVESLIRKRVAPPSHLDPILNHFAL